From the genome of Nicotiana sylvestris chromosome 1, ASM39365v2, whole genome shotgun sequence:
tggggctcaataTGGCCATCAATATGAATATACAAGAACTATTGGTAATCGCTGATTCGGATCTTCTAGTACAcaagttcaaggagaatgggttacgaaaaataccaaaatactaccatacttgcatcatgtataggaattgatgaagagattcacaaaggtagaattcaaacatgtacccagaattcaaaatgagtttgcaGACGCACTGGtcactttgtcatcaatgatacaacatccagacaagaatttcattgttCCCGTCCCTGTGAGGATTCACAATCAAccggcttactgtgctcatgttgaagagaagacggatggaaagccttggttccatgacatcaaagaatatttgacaagaggagaatatccagagcaggcaaaccacactcagaaatgcacgaTGTGGAGgctatccaatcacttcttccaaagcggaggGACCATGTATAGAAGAACCCCTGATCTAgggttgttaaggtgtgttgacacaaaggaagcttctagattgctcgaagaaatacatgccggaacttgtggaccacaaatgaatggttttgttctagccaagaaaatactcagagttggatatttttggatgaccatggagatggATCGCATCCGGTACGTACAGAAATGCCACCAATGTCTGGTACATGCAGACAAGATAAGGGTACAACCCAATAAGCTCaacgcaacaagtgcaccttggccttttgctgcctAGGGAATGGATATCATCGGTCCAATCGAGCCTACCACTTCAAACGGGCACcagttcattttagtggccatcgattacttcacaaaatgggtaaagg
Proteins encoded in this window:
- the LOC138870175 gene encoding uncharacterized protein; this encodes MKRFTKVEFKHVPRIQNEFADALVTLSSMIQHPDKNFIVPVPVRIHNQPAYCAHVEEKTDGKPWFHDIKEYLTRGEYPEQANHTQKCTMWRLSNHFFQSGGTMYRRTPDLGLLRCVDTKEASRLLEEIHAGTCGPQMNGFVLAKKILRVGYFWMTMEMDRIRYVQKCHQCLVHADKIRVQPNKLNATSAPWPFAA